Proteins encoded by one window of Salmo trutta chromosome 17, fSalTru1.1, whole genome shotgun sequence:
- the LOC115151309 gene encoding ras-related and estrogen-regulated growth inhibitor-like protein → MTGLNALKLDANVVVLGKDRVGKSALTVCFLSRRFIGEYGNIESIYSHNVVMDGRDITFNIWDSPCCQDLSIETSPYEKKVQWANGFVLVYSICDRASFNSVTKLIQSIKDFQGMVKVPMVIVDNKRDLNHRWTVLSEEGRMLTLTIDCQFYVVSAAENYYSVLMVFHGLIDRIWESKSAIKKQAGIKDIVKSMSAVFARRRTDSL, encoded by the exons ATGACAGGCCTCAACGCTTTAAAATTGGATGCTAATGTAGTAGTTCTTGGGAAAGACAGGGTTGGTAAATCTG CGTTGACAGTCTGCTTTTTAAGTAGAAGATTCATTGGAGAATATGGGAATATTG AATCAATCTACAGCCACAATGTTGTCATGGATGGAAGGGACATAACTTTTAACATCTGGGATTCACCATGTTGTCAG GATCTGTCCATTGAGACCTCCCCATATGAGAAGAAAGTCCAGTGGGCGAACGGTTTTGTCCTGGTCTACAGCATCTGTGACAGGGCCAGCTTCAACTCTGTCACCAAGCTGATCCAGTCCATTAAGGACTTCCAGGGCATGGTCAAGGTGCCCATGGTGATCGTAGATAACAAGAGGGACCTGAATCACAGATGGACAGTCCTCAGTGAGGAGGGCAGAATGCTAACCCTGACAATAGACTGCCAGTTCTATGTGGTTTCAGCTGCTGAGAACTACTACAGTGTCCTAATGGTGTTTCACGGACTAATAGACAGGATATGGGAGTCCAAGTCTGCCATCAAGAAGCAAGCTGGAATTAAAGACATTGTGAAAAGCATGTCTGCAGTTTTTGCCAGGAGACGGACGGATTCGCTGTGA